AATTCTTTAGAAAAAGAACACAAGATTGAAATGTCGTAGTTCACATTCTACATGATTTGAGTTTCTCTGATCGCATCACTTAGAAAAATAAACATCCAATATATATCTGACGTCAGATTTTTAGGGTTAAAATCTGATGCCCCGAGGTATGCCGGATCCCGACCAAACTCATGGCAACTAAGCGCTGCAGCATGGCAGTTTTTTGTTGATGTTTTGCGTTGTATGGCAATTTCCAATGTAGAACATGGCATGTCCTTATATACAAACTTGAATTTTTTTATTAGTTTTCACAAGGCAAACCTGGTGGTCAGATTTTTAGCACTAAAAGCCTGACACAGATTTTTAACATttccgaaaataaataaataaggttTGAGTGGATGCTAGTTTTCCTATAGGCCGGAGTACTATAGTAAAATGGTTTATGAAAAAAAATCGTATATGATTTAACCCTACGAATCACGCGAACCAACTTGTGGTTAGATGGTTAGGAGGATAGCGGTATCCTCAATCCACCAAGGTTCAAGTGCTGGTGCTCGCATTTTCTTGAATTTATTTCAGTATTTCTGGTGATGtgtattcagtgggaggagacgttaccGTCGAGTATGAGGCGGATGTgatgacatcgtcaatctcaagttgatatgccggctcagtctttcggaggtgctcataggggtagggtgtgcgtgtgtgttcataggggtggGTGTACGTGCGTATTTTTAAGCACATGCGTCTGTACTGTATTCTAAAAAAATCACACGACCAACATAGATTTTTTTCTAGGAATTATAGTCCTTTGAAAATATTGtgaaaattcctttgaatcaaagagaccATTATTAGAAGAGGACCACACATCTCAcacaacccacaatttatcgggacCCTCTATTGGCAAATTGCCTGGAAAAACATCATGTCAGTCACTTTTTTTGTACATAGAGCCATTCAGAGTCGCTCCCCCTTCTGAACCCACTTGAAACCCTAGCCACCACGGCCCCGGCCCTACCACTAGCCCTCCTCCTCGGCGTTGCCTGAGGTCTCCCTTGGCTAAGCCAACGCAGCTGCCAAGGAAGGTGACAACAAGGCAACCCTTtggattagagcatctccaataggtgCCCAATAATAAGGCAGGACCATTTTTAGGTTATAATAGTGCTCCAATAGATGTCCTATATGTAAAAAAAATTACTCCAAATTTGCAACACCACCAAAATAGGTTAAAATAGTAACTATGTAGTATCACCTCTCTATTGTTTTGATGTTTAGACCACACGAGCTCTCTTACATGATTATGATCATTCATACGCAATCCTAGCAGTGAATCTCTTTATGTGATGAATAATTACTTTACCTTTAGATCATCATGATTGTATGTATTGTTTATAGATATGTTTTACTCCTCATTTTATTTTTCTATTCAATGGGTAGTTTAGATGAAAGAACATTCGTGAGAGTGTGAGACTGGTGTGCATTAGATAGAGTATACACCCATATTTGTAAATTACATCCGGTGATGGTAAGAGAGGGAATGGTTGGTTAGATTTACCTCACTAAAGATAAAAATATTGCTTGACTTTTTTACTATTTTACATATTTCACGAACATGTAAATTTACGAAATACCTACCATCGAACATGGCAACACACGTCATCATGGTCTAATTACACATACATATTCGATCGGCCACATGGAAACAACAAAGTAACAAGATACCCAATCAAAACAAAGCAAttaatcacacacacacacacacgcgtgcgcgcacgcacgcacgcacgcacgcacgcaacgaTGCATGTGCACATAGCCTGCATGCACGATATAGCTAGCAGCAAAGATCGACGAGGTAGACCACCCGGGCCAGTGGCTATACTATCCGTCCTGCTCATTGGCGAGCATCCGGCGGTGGACCTTGTCGATGAACTCGGAGGCCTTCCGGTCGATGTCGCGTTCGGCGTACCAGTGCCGGGCGTAGTCATCGTCGTCGCTCGGCCGCACCCTGTGATGCTGGTACCTCTGCTGCGGCGCTGCCGCCGCCGttgcctcatcctcctcctccctcttgttCTTGAACCCGAACAGGGACGCAAGcgccgccctcttcttcccacTCCCCATCGCGCAAATCTCTCTTGGTCTACCTAGCTTAGCTCCGTTGCAGAATGTGCAATGGTAGTTTGCTTGGTTGGCTGCACGGAGACATGGCGTGTGTGTGTATTTATAGTGGCTACATATGCCCTCAGTAGTGTTTGATTAAGGCGACGATCGCCGCAGTCGTGCGGATAGTTAGGCAAGAGATTTCAATGATTAGCTGCGGCCGCGGGTCTCCGTGGAGCTTTTTGACTGGCCGTTCCTCGACCGGGCCGTGTAATCATCGCCATTTGTTTAGTTAGTCCACGGTGACTACTGACAcgcaagtggttggacacgggaGCAAACAACACAAAGCGGCCACTTTGCATGCATGTTTAGTGACCCGTAACCTCTTTGGAACGCAGGATATAAGAAAAATACATGAATTGGATGTTACGTTTTATAAATCCTTTCCTATAGGAAGGTCTCTTTGGTTGTAGGATAAGATTTTACATGGAATATTTCCTGTAGATCCCTTTGGTTTGTAGCTATGTAGGATTGGTTCCTCTCCTATTTCACATTGTAAAGGAAATAATATTACCTTGAACCTAATGAAAAAATTCCTAACATATGAACCAAATCATCTCTTTTCCTAAAGGAACTTAAaagcatgtcatctcatttcctatgatttTTTTTCAATGACTTTTCTATTCCTATGATTTTTCAAGGGCGTGAGGGTGCTCCAGGTATGCGAACTCATTGGCATTGACATCCCTTGCTTATGCAGATCATGGTGGCGACGCTGCAGTGCGGGCGTGTGTTGGATCAGGCAGCACGGCTTTGAGGGGCATGGTCACGTCGATGGGGGCAAAGGTGAGAAATTCTGGGGTGGCAACCCCAGAGAGGCAGAGACGTTGTGGGCGGATCCTCGAGGTGGCTCCAACGGTGGCAATCCGCGAGGTGATTACATCGATGGCCAGATTCTCTCTAGCTTACGTCCAAGTTTACATCCATCAACGATCGAAAGAAGTGCGACAGTGCCGAGATGCAGGACATCGTTCCTTAGTTTGTAGAGATCATGTTGTTCATATTTCCTTTTTCTAAGTTGATTCGTTCGACTGGCGCTAGGTTTCATCTGGCATCATTAGATAATCAATAATATATGATCGTGTGCATCATTCAATGCAGACGTTAGGGGTGctatcctccttttcgaaaaagtaCGTTGTTAAAACAGTATGATTTTTTAAAACTATTTCTTCACTGGAGAGAGAAAGAAGGAATATAAAGACATATATTGCATGGATTTCTCAAAAGAAGTGAAAACATAATGTTTGAGTCAATGCCCAGAACCCTAGGAAAGGAAGGATTCTTATGAGAACTTTTAAGGCCATTCCTTTTTTCGATAGGAACTTCCAAGCTATTAATCAGCTGCCATCGTAGTACAAAGATACCAGAAATAACAAAAATTGCATCCAGGTCCGTAGACCACTTAGTGGTGAGTACAAGCACTAGAGCGAGCTGAAGGCATGGCGCACGCATCGTCCCTCCCTCGCAGGAGCcggacaaaccttgttgtagtagatagtcaAGAAGTCATCATGCTGAGTCCCCACATGACCAGCACACCAAATCAACAACCATTGCCGATGAATAGAAGCGAAGATCGGAAGGATCAAACATGTAAACACAAGAATGAAGACTAGATCAAAATAGATCCATCGAACACCAGCATCGACCGAATTCAGCGAGATTAGACGGAGACACACTGACACACGCCCTCTGACAACAGTACACGAACCATGGTGATGGCGATCAGACGTGAGAGACATTAAGGGACAACGTTGCCGACACACAACCCCAGCCGAGACGCTAAACCAAAAAAAAAATGAGAGCGGGCTCCCTCCCGCCTGCGAGGTGTCGGGGTCCTGTCActaccggactcgccacctatgccgacggcccagggccgtcggcataggccattTCCCGTCGGCATACATCTATGCCtatggctgccgtcggcatagccccgtcagcgtagatcacgtcagcgtagtcttgtcagaccgtcgacatagtttagccgtcggcataggggcctatgccgacggctttcgtctagccgtcggcatagtttagccgtcggcagtGATTTTCacatgacggcaacggacggcgccgtcaaaagcgctAACGAATCACGGGCCGCCGcgtggcagaggtatgcctacggcaaagccgtcggcataggtgaaaatctatgccgacggctttaccGTCGGCATATCTCTGCCATGTGGCAGCCTGCGGTGACTCCTGGCAGGAgggtatgcctacggcaaagccgttggcatagattttcacctatgccgacggctttgctgtAGGCATATCCCTACCACGTGGCAGGCCCTGGGTAGCCCTGTGCATATCTATGCCGACGATTTAACCGTAGGCATACTTACGAACCAAAACCAAAAAAAATACTAGCCAAAAAGGCTAGCAATTTCCAATCCAATTATAAGACATGATTCAACAATCATGGATTTGCAAACACATGCCATAAAATATTTTTGATGTACACAACATTTTCATTCTAAGAATCCACTAAAAAAATACTAGCCAAAAAGGCTAGCAATTTCCAATACAATTATAAGACATGATTCAACAACCATGGTTTTGCAAACACAGACCATAAAATATTTTTGATGTACACAACATTTTCATTCTAAGAATCCACTACAGCATCAAAGGAGAAGGCGGAGGGGCGGTGCCGATGGTGCGGGAGATGGGGCAGCGATGACAGAGGTGGCATGCAGTCAGTATAATGAACCAAAGATCCTACACATAAGGATGAATATGTAATATATATACAATGCATCTACCAAAGGTAAATCACCAAAATGTTACAAGAAATACTTCTACCGGGAGGCAAACAAAGATTTTCATTGTAAATGATCTGATGTTCGCACTGCATAGCTGATACAATAGGATTTCTTCACATTATTCAATTACTGGGAAGGATCAATTACACATATGGATGAACTACTAGTACAGGAGTAGCTTGCTGCCAACACTACTAGCTAGCTGCCAacactactagctagctagattaAACACCAACAGCTAACAAAACCTAGCTGCAGTAACCAACAACCACAAATGAGGTAGTACAAGAGCAGAATTTAACAAGTGTGCTACTCTGAATCATCATCACTGTAAATAGGAATGATCTTTCTCATGGCACAAGCACGACAAGCACAAACAAAATCACCCATGCGCATGAAACAGAGCAAGGTACTGCTATAGCAGCACAAGAGAGGGAGCTAGAGGTAGGAGATTGACTCACTGGAGAGGAGGTTGTAGTCGATGCCGAACACGACCGCGGCCGCAGTCGCGCGGTAGAGGAGGTTGTAGCCGAGTTGGACCATGTGCGGGGTGTCGTCGTGGCGGTGGACGCCCTGGTTGTCGTCATCATCCACGGAGGATGCCTGCTGCTCCGAATCAAACGAACAAGTCAGAGCTAGTGTTGTTGAGCTAGTACAGAAATTAAACAAGCTAGTATAGGAGACACAGGCGTGCTAGTGCTAGTATCTACATAAATCAATCGAGCTAGCTATGCGTGTGCGTGAGCTAGCTTAGTACGTACAGTACATGGTTGTGCTCCAAAACAAACAAAGAATGCTAGCCTCAACAGAATCAATCACAAGGTTATTTTTTTTTGTTACTAGCACTGCTAGTTGTATGTGTTGATCCATCCGGACCTAACTAATGTTGTTGTATCTCTAGACCAAGTGCAGCAACACAAGAAGAAGAATTAAAACTGTAGAGCACATATATACATATGACGAACTACAGAACTAGCACTACATTTTGCACATGATAGAATTAATCATGAATGGTTCCGGCAGCAGCACGAACAGAGCAAACAGAGAGGCGTGAGGAAActgaatcaaatcaaatcaaacatCAAAGGCAGAGACAACAGCCATTTATTTTGTAGCATCTTGAGATAACTTGAGAAATCCAACCAGACCAATTCATAAGCTAAATTCTACTACATTTTTGGGGTAGCAAGCAAAATATACTTAAAAGCAGAGTCAATTCAAACTGGAGATGGACTCTAGTTCATCAATGGATGAGTGGCATTAACTGTTTGAACATCACACCGTCACAGCAACAAAAGCAGTACCAAGACAAGTGCATCAGGTGTTCCATTTAGCACAAACACAAACTTCAGTGCTATAAAAAAAATACGTACAGGGCTAGTTCACTAGTCATGCAAATTTGCAATATATGCAAAGAAGTTTCAATCGATCGATATTATGCAAGATACGCCTAGCCTGGTTGCAGCAACCAACAAGGGCAATCCAAACTGAGAGCTAGCTAGCTAGGAGCAGTGGCGGAGCGTGACCAAATCTCAAGAGGGGGCCGACTTTATATAAGAACACACAATATGCATTAAAAACTCCGCTAAGTTGTACGTAGAACATATGCAAGGAGCCAAGGACAATTAGGCAACCATATCATCATAAATAACACAATACAGCAGGTTCACACATACCTGAGCATTGTGGATAGGTAAATTTTGGTGTTCCAAAAGAACAGACCACACCAAATGACCAAAAGACAACTAAACATAACCAACTAGCACTACTGCCAACTAGAGATATGCTCTTCTATTCTTCCTACTTTTGAAATCAGCAATCATATCTTCACAAGCAATTTTTGATGCAAATCTCCACTTGCATCTTCCGTCATATCTAATAAGTCGACTAGGTAGACATCAAAGTTACCAGAACATCTCAACTCGTCACAATGACATATAAATTAACACAAGAAGACAAGCAGTGACTAGCAGCAGTGGTGACAAGAACATTTAAAATCTGCACCTAGCAATCTGCATCTAAAATCTGCACCAAGCCTAGGAGGACCCAGCAGTGGAGTGTGACAGCAGTAGCACCCATTCAAAATTCAGTCAAGCATGTGTATAAGTAAAAAATGCAGAGCTGAGcagagcagcagcaaattgagagcaaGCCTAGGAAATTGAGGAGGACAAGGGAGTCATGGAGGGGAAGGAAAACCTCTCGCTTGAGGTTGGGTGTCGTTCCGAGAGAGAGGATGCACGCCGGGGAAGCaggactcctcctctcccttgTCCCTGCATCGAGTTGCTGCTACTGCTGCGTGTGGGTGAGGAAGGTAGGCACATCAGGGAAGGGTAGGGGAACAGATCGAATAGGAGAGGGAGGGGCTGACCTTGATGGCGTCGGAGAAGGGCTGGAGCGGCGTCGTCCATGGCCTTCCCTTTGCTGTTCCAGCGCAAGCGAAACGACGGCGACATTGGCGTGCTCGATCTGGGAGGGAGAGGATACAGGTGAGTAAGAGAGGGTGGGTTGCGAGGGATCTCGACGGAGAGATGTACCTGAGCCGCCGGAGCCACGCCGGCGACGCGGTGGCCGAAACCCTAGCTTAGGGGACGGTCGCGGGTGACCGGTAGAGGACGCGAGCGATGAATCTGCTCGGAAGGGAAGACGGAGCGGACGGAGGCGATCATGCGAGTGTGCTTGGCGTCGTCGGCAGCAGCCGGAATCGCCGAAAGCTGCCGGAATCAccggcgtgggtggcggcggcggagaagggtcgcggggagagagagaggtcgagGTGGGGAGTGGTGCGGCTCTGTTGGGTCTTGGGTGGGCTCTCTCTcgcttcttttccttttttttaattttggtgggTGGGAGGGAAGCGGGCTGGGTGGCGCGGGAAGGCCCAAAATTTCATTTGATTTTGTATCGTGCGTGCGtgcgttttctttttcttcttttctttttggaGGTGCAGAGGAGCGTGGGGCCAGCCATCCACGTCACCGATGCGCGTGACCGGGTGGTCACCCAATAGGAAGTCTTCATTTTTGTGTGCTTCTTTACGTATTTGTTTTGCTAGATTTATTAGAGTTTTTTATGAAATCGTTTCAAACTTTTTCCACACCCTCTACGAATCACAAACCAATATTCTGCCAAATTTCATGTTTTTTCCAAAATAAAATGATTTTTTTAGAATTAAAAAATTGATAAACTCATTTTGCCTACAGTCTCTCCGGCGGCGGTTTGTCTGCATCAGGCTCGGGTGAGGCGTCTTCCTTCATGGCTGATACAGGTACGGGTCTCGGCTGGTTGGGGCACCCGTTGTTCCGATCTGGTGGCTCTGCCCGCTGCTCATGGGGGCGGGCCGGAGGTGCTGGCCTGCAGGGGATCTTGGCGGAGGGCGGCAGGGGTGCCCCTGTCTGCGCCGACGTCATCCCGTGCGTCGCGCAGCTACAGGCCCCACCACCGGGGGAGAATGTGTAGGTACCGTCCAACCAAAGGAGGAGCAGGCCCCACCACCGGGGGGGGCGAATGTACGTCGGCGGCATGCCGGATCTAGCCGTTAAAATCCACGGCAAACCATACGATGCCGGAAATCCTCGGGACCTGGCACGGTGTCGTCATATGGCCCTTGTAGGGTGTGGTGAAAGTTTTAGCGCATTTCGCAGAAACCTAACCTGAGGTCGCTTGTAAACTGCACCATCTCAGAGAGAACGTGCTCGGTTGGAAGTGTGTTGCCCGTTGCTCTGTTGACCTCAaaacttctcgtgctctcaaaggGGGCCATTGCATGACACGTGACAGTACATGGCATTTTTCGGGCCCACTtgcaatatttgagacatttacTGCATCCGTAGGGTTTCAATGTGGGAAATTGCCGATCTGCACGGCGGCCACCTGAAATGATGTCCAGAAGTGGTTCATCAAATCATATATGATGTCTTTGCGGTATGTGTAGGACTAGTGCAACCCAAGGAGGGGCATGCCCCACCACCGGGACGCAAATGTACATCGACGGCGTGCCGGATCCAACCGTGAAAATCAAACAAAAATCATACGATGCTGGAAATCCTCGGGACCTGGCACGGTGTCGTCATATGGCCCTTGTGGAGTGAGTTTGAGCCTGTTTCGCAGAAGCCTGTCCGGAGGTCGCTTGTAAACTGCTCCATCTCCGAGGTAGTATCTGGCTATCGAGAGAGAACGTGTTTAGTTTGTGAAGGAGGTGTGATGCCAGTTGCTTCGTTGACCTTgaaacttctcgtgctctcaaaggGGGCCATTGCATGACACGTGCCAGGACATGGCATTTTTCTGGGCCACCtgcaatatttgagacatttattgcaTCCGTAGGGTTTCAATGCGAGAAATTGCAGATCTGCTTGGCGACCACCTGAAATGATGTCCAGAAGTGGTTTGTTAAATCACATATGATGTCTTTGCGGTATGTGTAG
Above is a window of Triticum dicoccoides isolate Atlit2015 ecotype Zavitan chromosome 5B, WEW_v2.0, whole genome shotgun sequence DNA encoding:
- the LOC119307629 gene encoding uncharacterized protein LOC119307629; this translates as MGSGKKRAALASLFGFKNKREEEDEATAAAAPQQRYQHHRVRPSDDDDYARHWYAERDIDRKASEFIDKVHRRMLANEQDG